The following coding sequences are from one Arthrobacter sp. 24S4-2 window:
- a CDS encoding FAD-binding and (Fe-S)-binding domain-containing protein: protein MKQTDATPATDAAAVVASARHAASLPNSSLPNPAQQKVLDSLSAAGISADSSPRRLAEYSYDASNYRVPPLAVVFPRSTEDVVATLAVCRETGTPLVSRGGGTSMAGNAIGPGVVLDFSRHMNRIHSVDEAAGTVSVDPGVVLAVLSREVEQATGNRFTFAPDPSSKNRATIGGSLGNDACGNHSVRYGRTSDHVVEFDVVTSDGARLTATATGLRATDPEDKPAAARAAALTDSLRELAHNNLASFRTELGRIQRQVSGYHLANLLPEKGFNVARALVGSEGTCVVVTGARMKLVPKPASALLVCLGYADVVDAARDIETILEFSPAAVEGIDEAIVDTMRFRRGAGAVLGLPEGKAWLYVDLDGDDPAEVHAEAGRLLARLQENGRLVAGRPVPDAVERASLWRVREDGAGLSSRLSTGGESWPGWEDSAVAPENLADYLADFRELLDSYGLQGVMYGHFGAGCMHIRITYDLRTEAGRDVFRRFSADAARLVVQHGGSLSGEHGDGRARSQLLPLMYSPRMLEAFSTYRRLWDPAGILNPGSLTDPDPLDENLALDGVPQREWRTSFDLRPLHSGGGSSAETDNPAEGNQADAGGTGIDPWVHAVQGCIGVGRCRTDSGGVMCPSYRATRDEKDSTRGRSRVLQDMVRGARTVEEGWKSEEVREALDLCLSCKACSSDCPTGVDMASYKSEFFDHYYRGRLRPLSHFSLGWLPRWLKITGRVAPLVNAVLATPLGKVAAMLGGLTTERSLPRFADGNEWRKEVAAAGVVMPGRRPRKTQDGGSRQGADGANGASAVTADGVVLFVDTFTRGFRPEVAGAAARVLAGAGERTECSADACCGLTWISTGQLGTAKKLLGNAAEVLDDGTDRPIVVVEPSCAAALRKDLPELVHTDQAKRVAARVRSFAAHVDQLARAGWTPAPAEPLPEQVVLQTHCHEYSVFGAGTQRAALAAVGITDVVDAAGCCGVAGNFGFEKEHYRVSMQVAEQALAPALRSTGPGSAVLTDGFSCAMQVKQLDGERPGRHLAQLLDPGN, encoded by the coding sequence ATGAAGCAAACTGACGCTACCCCCGCCACCGACGCCGCCGCCGTCGTAGCTTCCGCAAGGCACGCGGCGAGCCTGCCGAACAGCAGCCTGCCGAACCCCGCTCAGCAGAAGGTGCTCGATAGCCTGTCCGCCGCCGGGATCAGCGCCGACAGCTCGCCCCGGCGGCTGGCCGAGTACTCCTACGACGCGTCCAACTACCGCGTCCCTCCGCTGGCCGTGGTGTTTCCGCGGTCAACGGAGGACGTGGTGGCCACGTTGGCGGTGTGCCGGGAAACCGGAACCCCGCTGGTCAGCCGCGGCGGCGGAACGTCCATGGCGGGCAATGCGATCGGGCCCGGCGTGGTGCTGGACTTCTCCCGGCACATGAACCGGATCCACAGCGTGGACGAGGCAGCGGGCACCGTGTCCGTTGACCCGGGCGTGGTGCTCGCCGTCCTCTCCCGCGAAGTGGAGCAGGCCACCGGCAACCGGTTCACGTTCGCTCCGGACCCGTCGTCCAAGAACCGCGCGACCATTGGGGGTTCGCTCGGCAATGACGCGTGCGGGAACCACTCCGTCCGCTACGGCCGCACCTCGGACCACGTGGTGGAGTTCGACGTCGTCACCTCCGACGGCGCCCGGCTCACCGCCACTGCCACCGGGCTGCGCGCCACGGACCCGGAGGACAAGCCGGCGGCGGCGCGCGCGGCCGCCCTGACGGATTCACTCAGGGAGCTGGCCCACAACAACCTGGCAAGCTTCCGCACGGAGCTGGGCCGGATCCAGCGGCAGGTCTCGGGTTACCACCTGGCCAACCTGCTTCCGGAAAAGGGCTTCAATGTGGCCCGTGCCCTGGTGGGCTCCGAGGGCACCTGCGTGGTTGTCACCGGTGCGCGGATGAAGCTGGTGCCCAAGCCGGCCAGCGCCCTGCTGGTGTGCCTCGGCTACGCCGACGTAGTGGACGCCGCCCGGGACATCGAAACCATCCTCGAATTCTCCCCGGCCGCCGTCGAAGGCATCGACGAGGCCATCGTGGACACCATGCGCTTCCGGCGCGGCGCGGGCGCAGTGCTCGGGCTGCCGGAAGGCAAGGCCTGGCTGTACGTGGACCTCGACGGCGACGACCCCGCCGAAGTCCACGCCGAGGCGGGCCGCCTGCTGGCCCGCCTCCAGGAGAACGGGCGCCTCGTGGCGGGCCGGCCGGTTCCGGACGCCGTGGAGCGGGCCTCGCTGTGGCGCGTCCGCGAGGACGGGGCCGGGCTTTCCTCCCGCCTGTCCACCGGCGGAGAGTCCTGGCCCGGGTGGGAGGATTCCGCCGTCGCACCCGAAAACCTGGCCGACTACCTGGCGGACTTCCGCGAACTGCTGGACAGCTACGGCCTGCAGGGCGTCATGTACGGGCACTTCGGTGCCGGCTGCATGCACATCCGCATCACGTACGACCTGCGGACCGAGGCGGGCAGGGACGTATTCCGGCGGTTCTCCGCGGACGCCGCGCGGCTGGTGGTGCAGCACGGCGGCTCGCTCTCCGGTGAGCACGGCGACGGCCGTGCCCGCTCCCAGCTGCTGCCGCTGATGTACTCACCGCGCATGCTGGAAGCGTTCTCCACCTACCGCAGGCTGTGGGACCCTGCCGGCATCCTGAACCCGGGATCGCTCACGGACCCGGACCCGCTGGATGAGAACCTGGCGCTGGACGGCGTGCCGCAGCGCGAGTGGCGGACCAGCTTTGACCTCCGGCCGCTGCACTCCGGCGGCGGATCCTCCGCGGAGACGGACAACCCGGCGGAGGGCAACCAGGCGGACGCGGGTGGCACCGGCATAGACCCGTGGGTCCACGCCGTGCAGGGCTGCATCGGCGTGGGCCGCTGCCGCACCGATTCCGGCGGCGTGATGTGCCCCAGCTACCGGGCCACCCGGGACGAGAAGGACTCCACCCGCGGCCGTTCCCGCGTGCTGCAGGACATGGTCCGCGGGGCGCGCACGGTGGAGGAAGGCTGGAAGTCCGAGGAGGTCCGCGAGGCCCTGGACCTCTGCCTCTCCTGCAAGGCCTGCTCCAGCGACTGCCCCACGGGCGTGGACATGGCCAGCTACAAATCCGAATTCTTCGACCACTACTACCGGGGCCGGCTCCGGCCGCTCTCGCACTTCTCCCTGGGCTGGCTCCCGCGCTGGCTGAAGATCACCGGCCGCGTGGCGCCGCTGGTCAACGCCGTGCTGGCCACACCGCTCGGCAAGGTGGCCGCCATGCTGGGCGGACTCACCACCGAACGCTCCCTGCCCCGGTTTGCCGACGGCAACGAGTGGCGCAAGGAGGTTGCGGCGGCGGGCGTGGTGATGCCCGGCCGTCGCCCCCGCAAAACGCAAGACGGCGGGAGCCGGCAGGGTGCCGACGGCGCCAACGGCGCCAGTGCTGTAACTGCTGACGGCGTGGTGCTGTTCGTGGACACCTTCACCAGGGGCTTCCGCCCCGAGGTGGCCGGTGCCGCGGCGCGCGTGCTGGCCGGCGCGGGGGAGCGGACGGAATGCTCGGCGGACGCGTGCTGCGGGCTGACCTGGATTTCCACCGGCCAGCTGGGCACCGCCAAGAAGCTGCTGGGCAACGCGGCCGAAGTGCTCGACGACGGCACGGACCGCCCCATCGTGGTGGTGGAGCCCAGCTGCGCGGCGGCACTCCGGAAGGACCTGCCCGAACTGGTCCACACGGACCAAGCCAAGCGGGTGGCGGCACGGGTGCGGAGCTTCGCCGCGCACGTGGACCAGCTGGCGCGCGCCGGCTGGACGCCTGCACCGGCGGAGCCGCTTCCGGAACAGGTGGTGCTGCAGACGCACTGCCACGAGTACTCCGTCTTCGGGGCCGGGACGCAGAGGGCCGCGCTGGCCGCGGTCGGCATCACTGACGTGGTGGACGCCGCCGGCTGCTGCGGCGTGGCAGGCAACTTCGGCTTCGAGAAGGAGCACTACAGGGTAAGCATGCAGGTGGCCGAACAGGCCCTGGCTCCTGCCCTGCGCAGCACCGGGCCGGGGTCCGCGGTGCTCACCGACGGTTTCTCCTGCGCCATGCAGGTCAAGCAGCTCGACGGCGAGCGGCCCGGACGCCACCTCGCCCAGCTGCTCGATCCCGGCAACTAG
- a CDS encoding RNA polymerase sigma factor, translating into MQEVKGDPKTSGQADEDVFCAAYREFSPAVLSYLRARGVEDPEGTTQEVFLALYPQLGHVCGGAKGIKSLVFSIAHARYVDEHRRRLKAPLTTSYEPEEDPRCSASAEDQLLAAEGTADVKGLLETLNQDQQEVLTLRIVADLSLETTAEIMGKTPGAIKQLQHRALCRLRKLRHSLREGAS; encoded by the coding sequence ATGCAAGAGGTCAAGGGTGACCCAAAGACGTCCGGTCAGGCCGACGAGGACGTCTTTTGCGCTGCGTACCGCGAGTTCTCACCTGCCGTGCTGAGCTATCTCCGCGCACGTGGCGTGGAAGATCCGGAAGGGACCACACAGGAGGTCTTCCTGGCCCTGTACCCGCAGCTCGGCCACGTGTGCGGCGGCGCGAAAGGGATCAAGTCCCTGGTCTTTTCCATCGCGCACGCGCGCTACGTGGACGAGCATCGGCGTCGTCTCAAAGCCCCGTTAACCACCAGCTACGAGCCCGAAGAAGACCCGCGCTGCAGCGCTTCGGCCGAGGACCAGTTGCTGGCGGCGGAGGGCACGGCGGATGTGAAGGGCCTTCTCGAAACGCTGAACCAGGACCAGCAGGAGGTCCTGACCCTGAGGATCGTCGCGGACCTGTCGCTGGAAACGACGGCGGAAATCATGGGCAAGACTCCCGGAGCCATCAAGCAGCTGCAGCACCGGGCCTTATGCCGCCTCAGGAAACTCCGTCACTCATTGAGAGAAGGCGCGTCATGA
- a CDS encoding potassium channel family protein, whose amino-acid sequence MDFEDTLWTALGAGLILLMLVDVFRTLLYPHGSGPVGRTIIRGFWLLSRKLRGRGSFIAAPLAMAAVIGAWAGLAAIGWALLYLPHLTEGFVYGAGVPLRADFAEALYISLVTLSTVGFGDIVAVHPLLRLVVALQAVTGFGLLTATVTWILQTYPALNRRRALAHQLTLFREAAGPASVLSLDPRHAAGLLESMAANVASVSIDLLAFHETYYFREVEQRGSLPATVAYAQELASQAQRSESPELQFAGRMLHAALDELAEVLRGKFGHSGATSSDVFDSYELHHRHRRPGNPDTT is encoded by the coding sequence ATGGACTTCGAGGACACGCTCTGGACGGCTTTGGGTGCCGGCCTGATTCTGCTGATGCTCGTCGACGTCTTTCGTACGCTCCTTTATCCGCACGGTTCCGGCCCTGTAGGCCGGACGATCATCCGCGGATTCTGGCTGCTGTCGAGAAAACTGCGGGGCCGGGGCTCCTTCATCGCTGCACCCTTGGCGATGGCCGCTGTCATCGGCGCCTGGGCCGGCCTGGCAGCCATCGGCTGGGCCCTGCTGTACCTGCCCCATCTGACGGAGGGTTTTGTCTACGGAGCCGGGGTTCCGCTGCGGGCCGACTTTGCCGAAGCCCTCTACATCTCCCTGGTCACTCTTTCCACCGTGGGGTTCGGCGATATCGTGGCAGTGCATCCGCTGCTCAGGCTGGTTGTGGCCCTCCAGGCCGTCACCGGATTCGGGTTGCTGACAGCAACGGTCACTTGGATCCTGCAGACGTACCCCGCCCTGAACCGCCGCCGCGCCCTTGCCCACCAGCTGACCCTGTTCAGGGAGGCTGCAGGTCCGGCCAGTGTCTTGTCGCTGGATCCCAGGCATGCTGCCGGGCTGTTGGAGTCAATGGCGGCAAACGTGGCTTCGGTGAGCATAGATCTGCTTGCGTTCCATGAAACCTATTACTTCCGTGAAGTGGAGCAGCGCGGCTCCTTGCCGGCCACGGTGGCCTACGCCCAAGAGCTGGCATCCCAGGCCCAGCGCAGCGAGAGCCCTGAACTCCAGTTCGCCGGACGAATGCTCCACGCGGCGCTGGACGAACTCGCGGAGGTCCTGCGCGGCAAATTCGGCCATTCAGGAGCCACGTCTTCCGATGTGTTCGACAGCTACGAGCTGCACCACAGACACCGGCGGCCGGGGAACCCGGACACAACCTAG
- a CDS encoding DUF1304 domain-containing protein, with protein sequence MNAVSQLFAVLAAVIYIVVFPLESFFLRHPAAQKFLSTPAQNVPAVMMWAIPTGFRNLLIGLGNIAGVVAVNTGYAVVGYTLVVYCCANMVISGATMGLADWLGHYPRKGDSIPATLGATVPPLVALLALLF encoded by the coding sequence ATGAACGCCGTATCGCAGCTCTTCGCGGTGCTTGCCGCAGTGATCTACATCGTGGTGTTCCCGCTGGAAAGCTTCTTCCTGCGGCACCCGGCAGCGCAGAAATTCCTCAGCACACCTGCGCAAAACGTGCCCGCCGTGATGATGTGGGCCATCCCCACCGGGTTCCGCAACCTCCTGATCGGGCTGGGGAACATCGCCGGGGTGGTCGCGGTGAACACGGGCTACGCGGTGGTGGGCTACACCCTGGTGGTCTACTGCTGCGCCAACATGGTGATCAGCGGCGCCACCATGGGGCTGGCGGACTGGCTGGGCCACTACCCCAGGAAGGGCGACAGCATCCCCGCCACCCTCGGGGCTACCGTCCCTCCCCTAGTTGCGCTGCTCGCACTGCTGTTCTGA
- a CDS encoding helix-turn-helix transcriptional regulator yields the protein MWEERAERARREIAGLAAGGLDLAELYTAALAVVRRAVPFDQGCWAGVDPDTLGMTSVTNWRPWPVTDESAARFAESEYAGAEPNTFRALLRRPRPVARTSDAPHRDVVRSVRINDLLAPQGLHHELRAAFRVDEACWGVGSIFREGGQDFSDVHGELRAATPAAVLWLAEVEDAAPGGFTMTLHSVVAQAHASISGTARDRMRDAGGNWVVLQASRLITGDGPGQMVVTVEPATSHDVVSLLLAAYGVTARERDVCLEVLSGNPTADIAPNLFISPHTVHDHLKALYGRVVVGSRGELVAKLLI from the coding sequence ATGTGGGAGGAGCGCGCTGAGCGCGCCCGGCGCGAGATTGCCGGCCTCGCCGCGGGCGGCCTGGACCTGGCTGAGCTCTACACCGCGGCGCTGGCCGTGGTGCGGCGGGCGGTTCCGTTCGATCAGGGCTGTTGGGCCGGGGTGGACCCGGACACCCTGGGCATGACGTCCGTGACCAACTGGCGGCCGTGGCCGGTGACGGATGAGTCTGCCGCCCGCTTCGCCGAGTCCGAGTACGCCGGTGCCGAACCAAACACGTTCAGGGCGCTGTTGCGGCGGCCGCGGCCCGTGGCCCGGACTTCCGATGCCCCGCACCGGGACGTGGTCCGCAGCGTCCGGATCAACGACCTGTTGGCTCCTCAGGGTTTGCATCATGAGCTGCGCGCGGCGTTCCGGGTGGACGAGGCGTGCTGGGGGGTGGGCAGTATCTTCCGGGAGGGCGGCCAGGACTTCTCGGACGTCCACGGCGAACTGCGGGCGGCCACCCCCGCCGCGGTCCTGTGGTTGGCCGAGGTGGAGGATGCGGCGCCTGGCGGTTTCACCATGACGTTGCACTCCGTTGTGGCGCAGGCACACGCTTCCATCTCAGGCACTGCCCGGGACAGAATGCGCGACGCCGGCGGCAACTGGGTGGTGCTGCAGGCCAGCCGCCTTATTACGGGCGACGGCCCGGGACAGATGGTGGTCACCGTGGAGCCGGCCACCTCGCACGACGTGGTCAGCCTCCTGCTTGCCGCCTACGGGGTCACCGCCCGTGAGCGGGACGTCTGCCTGGAGGTCCTGTCCGGGAATCCGACGGCGGACATCGCCCCGAATCTGTTCATCTCCCCGCACACGGTGCACGACCACCTGAAGGCGCTTTACGGAAGAGTGGTTGTCGGCAGCCGCGGTGAGCTGGTGGCCAAATTGTTGATTTGA
- a CDS encoding type 1 glutamine amidotransferase domain-containing protein — protein MKKILMVLTSVSEIGDTGEKTGYNVAETAHPWKVFKDSGHFVDFASIQGGQPPRDEVDSEDPIQVAFTEDEATRAGLYNTARVDVVDPDQYDAVFLVGGHGAMWDFPDSEGLQNLVASVYNAGGLVGAVCHGPAGLLNVELENGFRLVEGRKVAAFTNDEEVAAGKDKVIPFFLADRLEEQGATHVSAGVFEEKVVVDDRLVTGQNPASAAGVAKEMEKLFAEVIHQEKAEEQHETEALRAEKDAEKNAKKAAAEAEH, from the coding sequence ATGAAGAAAATCCTCATGGTACTGACCAGCGTTTCCGAGATCGGCGATACGGGCGAGAAGACCGGCTACAACGTGGCCGAGACTGCACATCCCTGGAAGGTCTTCAAGGATTCCGGGCATTTCGTCGACTTCGCGTCCATCCAGGGCGGCCAGCCCCCGCGCGACGAGGTGGACTCAGAAGATCCCATCCAGGTTGCCTTTACGGAGGACGAGGCCACGCGCGCCGGTCTCTACAACACTGCCCGCGTCGACGTCGTTGATCCCGATCAGTACGACGCCGTCTTCCTCGTGGGCGGCCACGGTGCCATGTGGGACTTCCCGGACAGCGAAGGCTTGCAGAATCTGGTGGCCAGCGTCTACAACGCCGGCGGCTTAGTGGGCGCGGTCTGCCACGGACCGGCCGGCCTGTTGAACGTGGAATTGGAGAACGGGTTCCGCCTTGTCGAGGGCCGGAAGGTGGCCGCCTTCACCAACGACGAGGAGGTTGCCGCCGGGAAGGACAAGGTCATCCCGTTCTTTTTGGCAGACCGACTTGAGGAACAGGGCGCCACCCACGTCTCCGCTGGTGTCTTTGAGGAAAAGGTCGTGGTTGACGACCGGCTGGTGACCGGCCAGAACCCGGCTTCAGCCGCTGGCGTGGCCAAGGAGATGGAGAAGCTCTTCGCAGAGGTCATCCACCAGGAAAAAGCCGAGGAACAGCACGAGACGGAGGCTCTGCGCGCCGAGAAGGACGCCGAGAAAAACGCCAAGAAGGCTGCCGCAGAAGCGGAGCACTAA
- a CDS encoding DUF1524 domain-containing protein produces MSNYDSLLGPAPTEPGPGPRPPRKPRASTFIVGGITALFMIVGAFSGGLGGALVFLAIAAALTGLYVLATGRRSWARLPAKRKAGAVALAVSLALFIGGASAMPRTATGDLKAASSDSTASPASAEASATGGATPTPSSTPTAQETGEPLDPESPYLLAQGVTATAPKTQPAFATKAIDLLATLPIKGRAPKTGYDRALFGQAWADVDRNGCDTRNDILKRDLTGIKYTNSVPCKVQSGTLADPYTGTTINFLRGVATSSAVQIDHVVALSDAWQKGAQQLTTEQRTAFANDPLNLQSTDGPTNMKKGDGDAATWLPPNKGFRCEYVARQISVKATYSLWVTQAEHDAMARILADCSGQLAPTNEQAPAAAAPAPEPAPVVAPAPAAPVAPAPAYVAPAPVAPAPVAPAPVAPAPAPVAPAAAYYANCAAAKAAGAAPIYAGQAGYRAALDRDSDGVACES; encoded by the coding sequence ATGTCGAACTACGATAGCCTTTTGGGGCCAGCGCCAACGGAGCCGGGACCGGGGCCCAGGCCACCGCGTAAGCCACGAGCTTCCACCTTCATTGTCGGAGGCATTACAGCGCTGTTCATGATCGTGGGTGCCTTCAGCGGCGGCCTTGGCGGTGCATTGGTCTTCCTGGCCATCGCGGCCGCCCTTACCGGCCTCTATGTCCTGGCCACCGGACGCCGCTCATGGGCACGGCTCCCGGCCAAACGGAAGGCGGGGGCCGTTGCCCTTGCCGTCTCCCTTGCCCTCTTCATCGGCGGTGCCTCCGCAATGCCGCGGACCGCTACGGGGGATCTTAAAGCCGCCTCATCGGACAGCACTGCGTCGCCAGCCTCCGCCGAAGCGAGCGCAACCGGCGGAGCGACGCCGACGCCGTCGTCCACTCCAACTGCCCAGGAGACCGGCGAGCCCCTGGACCCAGAGAGCCCTTACCTCCTGGCGCAGGGTGTCACCGCAACGGCTCCGAAGACGCAGCCTGCCTTCGCCACGAAGGCGATCGACCTGCTGGCCACTCTTCCCATCAAAGGCCGGGCACCCAAGACGGGATATGATCGCGCGCTGTTCGGGCAGGCGTGGGCAGATGTTGACCGCAACGGTTGCGACACGCGGAATGACATCCTCAAACGCGACCTCACCGGTATCAAATACACCAACAGCGTCCCCTGCAAGGTGCAGTCCGGCACACTGGCGGACCCATACACCGGCACCACCATCAACTTCCTGCGGGGGGTTGCGACCAGCAGCGCCGTCCAGATCGACCACGTTGTTGCGCTCAGCGACGCCTGGCAGAAGGGCGCACAGCAGCTGACCACGGAACAGCGGACAGCCTTCGCCAATGACCCCCTGAACCTCCAGTCGACAGACGGTCCCACCAACATGAAGAAGGGCGACGGCGACGCCGCCACCTGGCTGCCGCCGAACAAGGGCTTCCGGTGCGAATACGTTGCCCGGCAGATTTCAGTGAAGGCTACGTACAGCCTTTGGGTTACCCAGGCGGAGCACGACGCGATGGCCAGGATCCTTGCCGACTGCTCGGGCCAGCTTGCACCGACGAATGAGCAGGCCCCGGCCGCTGCAGCACCTGCTCCTGAGCCTGCACCCGTGGTGGCGCCCGCGCCCGCAGCTCCGGTTGCTCCGGCCCCGGCCTATGTGGCACCGGCCCCCGTTGCTCCCGCGCCCGTGGCGCCGGCACCCGTTGCACCCGCACCCGCACCCGTAGCGCCGGCCGCCGCCTATTACGCCAACTGCGCGGCGGCCAAGGCCGCAGGTGCCGCACCGATCTACGCGGGGCAGGCAGGGTACCGGGCCGCGCTGGACCGCGATTCCGACGGCGTGGCCTGCGAAAGCTAG
- a CDS encoding excalibur calcium-binding domain-containing protein, with protein sequence MKKTLILVVLAGLMLTGCSGKQSDAQPTASATAVAEVAEAVTVPDVMALTLDKATDQLEDLGLKVEAVDTVDGKSIIIKKNWQVTSQDSKGGVPAAKGSTVHLGVKSLEKVAAEKAAADKAAADKVAAEKAAADKAAADKAAADKAAADAAAAKLAAEQAAAQQAVPQQPAPAAPVAPAPAPAAVSYANCAAVKAAGAAPLYAGQPGYSTSLDRDRDGVACEK encoded by the coding sequence ATGAAAAAGACACTGATATTAGTCGTGCTAGCCGGTCTCATGCTGACGGGATGCAGCGGCAAGCAGTCGGATGCGCAGCCGACAGCATCAGCGACGGCTGTTGCAGAGGTTGCTGAGGCTGTCACGGTTCCAGACGTGATGGCCCTGACCCTGGACAAAGCCACGGATCAGCTGGAAGATCTCGGGCTCAAGGTCGAGGCTGTGGACACCGTCGACGGCAAGTCGATCATTATCAAGAAGAACTGGCAGGTGACATCCCAGGACTCCAAGGGAGGGGTGCCCGCGGCGAAGGGCTCCACGGTGCACCTCGGCGTCAAGAGCCTGGAAAAGGTTGCGGCGGAAAAGGCCGCCGCTGACAAGGCGGCAGCAGATAAGGTCGCGGCTGAAAAAGCTGCGGCAGATAAGGCGGCTGCGGACAAGGCAGCAGCAGATAAGGCAGCCGCCGATGCAGCTGCCGCGAAGTTGGCGGCCGAACAGGCGGCTGCGCAGCAGGCCGTCCCGCAGCAGCCGGCGCCGGCCGCTCCTGTCGCACCGGCTCCGGCTCCCGCTGCCGTTTCCTACGCCAATTGCGCTGCCGTCAAAGCTGCTGGTGCCGCGCCGCTGTACGCCGGGCAGCCTGGGTACAGCACGAGCCTTGACCGCGATCGTGACGGCGTTGCCTGCGAGAAATAG
- a CDS encoding MFS transporter: MSPAKPWQRRLHLTGMWVNSLGGGAYNIALPLIVLQTSGSLAQMSIVAVASQLPKAFPGVLIGGLADRMSPRTMTHIGYWGQALVVAAMALLIGPWHTPFWVLVLGAFLRGSLDMFARTATFVAIPKMYGGGTAKFNASVSTAWTSASIVGPAIGGALSAVWGPWWLLAVDAVSFTVIALIMNFLPWPDRPSSLPDRPGFIRELSAGYKRLSQLHGWWRFAGTVILIGFLSAPLSTLAIFQTSVGLGGSTTEVGIVGAAAAAGLFCGSILSGLFSSWRPNILMQRSSWLMAGGSSLFFVPSWIAVASALFIVCTGGIAWTVGRTSLIHQQIPSTDLGKTMTAVQFLETVSSPLSLTVATYLMGVSSSMAFASILFAALLSGLLALKSDSILSPQEREPEPRQSETVH; encoded by the coding sequence TTGTCTCCAGCAAAGCCATGGCAGCGACGCCTGCACCTGACAGGAATGTGGGTAAATTCGCTTGGCGGGGGCGCGTACAACATCGCCCTCCCGCTCATCGTGCTTCAAACGAGCGGCAGCCTTGCCCAGATGTCCATCGTTGCCGTCGCATCACAACTACCAAAGGCATTCCCTGGAGTGCTCATAGGTGGACTGGCTGATCGCATGTCCCCGCGTACCATGACCCACATTGGATATTGGGGTCAAGCGCTGGTTGTTGCGGCTATGGCACTGCTCATTGGCCCCTGGCATACTCCCTTTTGGGTTCTGGTACTCGGCGCGTTCCTGCGCGGCAGCCTCGACATGTTCGCGAGAACTGCAACCTTCGTTGCCATCCCGAAAATGTATGGCGGCGGCACAGCAAAGTTCAATGCATCAGTCTCTACGGCATGGACTTCTGCTTCCATCGTGGGGCCGGCCATCGGTGGAGCATTAAGTGCTGTTTGGGGTCCTTGGTGGTTGTTGGCCGTGGACGCTGTCTCTTTCACCGTAATCGCGTTGATTATGAACTTCCTGCCGTGGCCGGACCGACCAAGCAGCCTGCCCGATCGGCCAGGCTTTATTCGGGAACTTTCTGCAGGATACAAGAGACTCTCTCAACTGCACGGCTGGTGGCGTTTCGCTGGGACAGTTATTCTGATTGGCTTCCTGTCCGCGCCTCTCTCAACTTTGGCTATCTTCCAGACCTCAGTTGGTCTGGGCGGCTCAACTACCGAAGTCGGGATTGTCGGCGCGGCCGCGGCTGCAGGCCTGTTTTGCGGATCAATTCTGTCCGGCCTGTTTTCCAGTTGGCGTCCAAACATACTCATGCAACGTTCCTCGTGGCTCATGGCTGGGGGCTCGTCGCTCTTCTTCGTCCCTTCGTGGATCGCTGTAGCCAGTGCTCTCTTTATCGTCTGCACCGGAGGCATTGCCTGGACCGTGGGACGCACGTCTCTCATCCACCAACAGATTCCCTCCACTGATCTCGGTAAGACCATGACGGCCGTTCAGTTTCTTGAAACAGTCTCCAGCCCCCTCAGCCTCACCGTTGCCACGTACCTCATGGGTGTTTCGTCATCTATGGCGTTTGCGTCAATCTTGTTCGCAGCACTACTTTCAGGACTACTTGCTCTCAAATCTGACTCGATACTGAGTCCTCAGGAGCGCGAACCCGAGCCGCGGCAGAGCGAGACAGTGCACTAG